The Ascaphus truei isolate aAscTru1 chromosome 3, aAscTru1.hap1, whole genome shotgun sequence genome includes a region encoding these proteins:
- the PRR13 gene encoding proline-rich protein 13 isoform X2 translates to MWNPNAPGQPGAAYPPNPGYAVPTNPSYPPGSMPVGPYPAQGQPAYLPGQPGYPSGQPGYPSGQPGYPPGQPGYPTGQSVYPPGQPTYPGVHPTYPGGHPAYPGHQPGYHPPPCAPGMPGYPVNPLMPGQVMDKKMKKKMKKAHKANKAHKSHKHGKHSSSSSSSSD, encoded by the exons ATGTGGAATCCAAACGCTCCGG GACAGCCTGGTGCAGCCTACCCACCAAACCCAGGATACGCAGTTCCCACTAACCCATCTTACCCCCCAGGTTCAATGCCTGTAGGTCCATACCCTGCCCAAGGACAGCCTGCATATCTTCCTGGACAACCCGGCTACCCATCTGGACAACCCGGTTACCCATCTGGACAACCCGGCTACCCACCTGGACAACCCGGCTACCCAACTGGGCAGTCCGTCTACCCACCTGGGCAGCCAACATACCCTGGTGTGCATCCAACGTACCCTGGTGGGCATCCAGCGTACCCCGGTCACCAGCCTGGCTACCACCCACCACCATGTGCTCCTGGCATGCCAGGATACCCAGTAAACCCTCTTATGCCTGGGCAAGTAATGGataagaagatgaagaagaagatgaagaaggcGCATAAAGCAAATAAAGCCCACAAGAGTCACAAGCATGGAAAG CACTCTTCATCGTCTTCCTCCTCCAGCGACTAG